Proteins co-encoded in one Paracrocinitomix mangrovi genomic window:
- a CDS encoding DUF4738 domain-containing protein, with translation MVFASCSNQEPESYIQQVDNKQNVIYSEPNFDTTIQNMTLSMYNEDYQLEIKMYSLNDSLVKNPIYINSEEYDTITKVTHNNVASIILNKGSQEIFQKTVYKETFEDSLDPEMMDNIHLYSVNYEAVRTNRLYFEANLGVPETEVTFEAQLAIFYQTDKLGRLDYWGVKPLE, from the coding sequence TTGGTTTTTGCATCTTGTTCTAATCAAGAACCAGAGAGCTATATTCAACAGGTAGACAACAAACAGAATGTAATTTATTCAGAACCAAATTTTGATACTACAATTCAGAACATGACGCTCTCTATGTATAATGAGGACTACCAACTAGAAATAAAAATGTATTCACTCAATGATAGTTTGGTCAAGAACCCCATTTACATAAATTCAGAAGAATATGACACAATTACAAAAGTCACTCATAATAATGTAGCTTCAATTATTTTAAATAAAGGATCACAAGAAATTTTTCAAAAAACTGTTTACAAGGAAACCTTTGAAGACAGTTTGGATCCAGAAATGATGGACAACATTCACTTGTACAGTGTCAATTATGAAGCTGTTCGAACTAACAGACTTTATTTTGAAGCAAATCTTGGTGTTCCAGAAACTGAAGTGACTTTTGAAGCGCAATTAGCAATTTTCTACCAAACAGATAAACTTGGTCGTCTAGACTACTGGGGAGTAAAACCTTTGGAATAA